CTCGTCCGCAAAGCGCACATGCGGGGCATTTCTATCGGCTTCCGAGAAGACCGCAACGGTTTTGATTCCCATTTTTTTGGCGGTTCTCATTACCCTAATGGCAATTTCACCACGATTGGCTACTAGTATCTTCTTCATCGTTTACTATTCAAAAGTGATCAATACATGTTTCTTTTCAACGGCCTCACCTTGTTTTACGGTAATGCTCTTAATGGTGCCTTCCCTTGGAGAGGTAATTACATTCTCCATTTTCATGGCCTCCAAAATAAGAAGCGCATCACCCTCTTTTACCTCCTGTCCTTCGGACACGGAAACTTCCAAGATCAAACCAGGCATAGGAGCCTCTATACTGCTCACCCGCGCCGAAGCACCCAGTGCGAAGCCCATTTCATCAATCAATAAATCCAAAGGATTTGCAATGGTCACCGCATAATTGGCATTGTTCACCTTTACGCCATAACTTTTTCCGTAGAAATCCTTGGAACTAAAATCGATGTGGTACGTTTGGTTGTTTTCCAGTAAGTGAAAGGAGTCGGTTCCTGTTTTGACCAAATCCAGGGATTTAAGGTCATCTGCTGTAAATTGAAACTCATATTGGTCGTTGACCTTGAGTTTAAAATTTTTTTTCATAAAGGGACTATATAGTTATTTTTAAATATAAAGGTTTCACCCAAAATCAGCAACCAAAACTACACCCTCCATATATCCCATTATATGAAAAATGTCATGTTTCCGATAGATTTTTAATCGTACCTATGCAATCAAATTCTAACGAAGCCCAACTTCTAAGGATGCCTTCAAATGTGTACATTTGGATTAAACTTTTAGTAATGCTTATCATAGGAATTGCTGGTGGGACGGGTTGTGGTAAAACCACGGTGGTAAATCAGATTGTAGAACAGCTACCAAAAGACGAAGTAGTTGTGATATCACAGGATTCCTATTATAACGATTTGGGGCACCTCACCAAAGAAGAGCGAAGCGAGGTAAATTTTGACCATCCCAATTCCATTGATTTTGAATTGCTTATTGAACATGTTAAAGAGTTAAAGTCGGGTAAGACCATAGAAATACCCATTTACTCCTTTGCTGAAGAAACGCGGTTGCAGGGGACCATAAAGACGGAGCCCAAAGAGGTGGTCATTGTAGAAGGAATATTGGTATTGAGCAATCCCAGGCTAAGGGAACTCTTCGACATGAAAATTTATGTACATGCAGATTCCGACGAGCGTCTGATAAGACGATTGCAACGTGATATCAGGGAACGGGGACATGATCTGGAAAAGGTCCTGCATCGTTATCAAACTGCCGTTAAGCCCATGCATAACGAATTCATTGAGCCTACCAAGGAGTTTGCCGATATCATTATTCCCAACAATCACTACAATACGGTGGCCGTGGATATGGTTCGGACCATCATCAATCAAAAGCTTGTGTGATATGGGCTGGAAGGAATTAAGGCAGAAAAAATGGTTCAAGGTATTTACCAATACCTATATATTGGTATTGACCATTTTTGCGATTTGGATGGCTTTTTTTGATACCAATTCCTTGTTGATACACAGGGAATTGCAACAAGAAATCAATAAG
The sequence above is a segment of the Muricauda sp. SCSIO 64092 genome. Coding sequences within it:
- a CDS encoding acetyl-CoA carboxylase biotin carboxyl carrier protein subunit; the protein is MKKNFKLKVNDQYEFQFTADDLKSLDLVKTGTDSFHLLENNQTYHIDFSSKDFYGKSYGVKVNNANYAVTIANPLDLLIDEMGFALGASARVSSIEAPMPGLILEVSVSEGQEVKEGDALLILEAMKMENVITSPREGTIKSITVKQGEAVEKKHVLITFE
- the udk gene encoding uridine kinase; the protein is MLIIGIAGGTGCGKTTVVNQIVEQLPKDEVVVISQDSYYNDLGHLTKEERSEVNFDHPNSIDFELLIEHVKELKSGKTIEIPIYSFAEETRLQGTIKTEPKEVVIVEGILVLSNPRLRELFDMKIYVHADSDERLIRRLQRDIRERGHDLEKVLHRYQTAVKPMHNEFIEPTKEFADIIIPNNHYNTVAVDMVRTIINQKLV